The following proteins are encoded in a genomic region of Pungitius pungitius chromosome 19, fPunPun2.1, whole genome shotgun sequence:
- the gemin6 gene encoding gem-associated protein 6 — MQCGWPLLGPLQWMRYVNKQVKVKAGKDEERRGWLLTVDPVSASLVLVNFGEEGRASVEVVMGHAVEEVEVLQEADEETTQRLQTSFLPPQTRSLDPAELRRRRGGVRKWLEKNRFPVEEDGDELKVAGVLTIAAPYGPDDCCSSNQIILDRIQKLMRNQIQPPADHPETDPA; from the coding sequence ATGCAGTGCGGCTGGCCTCTGTTAGGTCCGCTGCAGTGGATGCGTTACGTCAACAAGCAGGTGAAAGTGAAGGCGGGAAAAGATGAGGAGCGCCGCGGCTGGCTGCTCACCGTGGACCCGGTCTCCGCCAGCCTGGTGCTGGTCAACTTcggtgaggaggggagggcgTCCGTGGAGGTGGTGATGGGTCACgccgtggaggaggtggaggtcctCCAGGAGGCCGACGAGGAGACCACGCAGCGCCTGCagacctccttcctccccccgcagACCCGCAGCCTGGACCCGgcggagctgaggaggagaagagggggcgTACGGAAGTGGCTGGAGAAGAACCGGTTCCcggtggaggaggatggggaCGAGCTGAAGGTGGCGGGGGTCCTGACCATCGCTGCCCCGTACGGACCCGATGACTGCTGCAGCTCCAACCAGATCATCCTGGACCGCATTCAGAAACTGATGCGGAATCAGATCCAGCCCCCAGCAGATCACCCAGAAACGGATCCAGCTTGA